Proteins co-encoded in one Methanothermobacter sp. genomic window:
- a CDS encoding XTP/dITP diphosphatase, protein MKITFITGNKHKVLEAKGIFREFGIQVEQADIEYPELQGTLEEVAKYGAKYAAKLLRKPVIVEDAGLFIRALKWFPGPYSAYVQDTIGNKGILKLMENIDDRYAEFRSVVGYCAPDTEPETFLGVVKGKIGFKERGNKGFAFDPIFYPEGKNKTFGELTRKEKNKISHRSKSFRKFAKWYKREVIL, encoded by the coding sequence ATGAAGATAACATTTATAACAGGTAATAAACATAAGGTATTAGAAGCAAAAGGGATTTTCAGGGAGTTTGGTATACAAGTAGAACAAGCAGACATCGAATACCCAGAACTCCAAGGCACACTCGAAGAAGTGGCAAAATATGGTGCAAAGTATGCTGCGAAACTCCTTAGAAAACCCGTCATCGTAGAGGATGCAGGATTATTTATAAGGGCTCTAAAATGGTTTCCAGGACCATATTCAGCATATGTACAAGATACCATCGGTAACAAGGGCATCCTCAAATTAATGGAAAACATAGATGATCGCTACGCCGAGTTCAGGTCGGTTGTAGGGTACTGTGCACCCGACACCGAACCCGAGACTTTTCTAGGCGTGGTGAAAGGCAAAATAGGATTTAAAGAAAGGGGAAATAAAGGCTTCGCATTTGACCCTATATTCTACCCAGAAGGAAAAAATAAAACCTTCGGGGAACTAACCAGAAAAGAGAAGAATAAAATATCCCACAGAAGCAAATCTTTCAGAAAATTTGCAAAATGGTACAAAAGAGAGGTGATCCTATGA
- a CDS encoding 30S ribosomal protein S15 translates to MKIKPDWVEYSNEEIEELIIKLYREGNPPSKIGIILRDQYGIPNVKSITGMKITEILEKHDIKLEYPEDLINLMKKAVNIREHLKEHPKDLHTRRGLQLVESKIRRLVKYYVRKGVLPEGWKYDPEKAALIVK, encoded by the coding sequence ATGAAGATAAAACCAGATTGGGTTGAATATTCCAATGAAGAAATAGAAGAACTAATAATAAAATTATACAGGGAAGGAAACCCTCCTAGTAAAATAGGTATAATCCTAAGGGACCAATATGGGATCCCAAACGTCAAATCAATAACAGGAATGAAGATAACAGAGATCCTAGAAAAGCATGATATAAAATTAGAGTACCCAGAGGATCTAATAAACCTCATGAAAAAAGCTGTTAACATCAGAGAACACTTAAAAGAACACCCAAAAGACCTTCACACCCGGAGAGGACTGCAACTCGTTGAATCGAAAATCAGACGACTAGTAAAATATTACGTGAGAAAGGGTGTACTACCAGAAGGATGGAAATATGACCCAGAAAAAGCAGCGCTCATTGTTAAATAG